The Acropora muricata isolate sample 2 chromosome 7, ASM3666990v1, whole genome shotgun sequence genomic interval CATGACAACGAGCTCATGAATTCAAATGGCTACGTGTACAAAGGAGCAGAGGTAAGAAATTTAAAGCTAAGACACTTTGTCATCCAAAGTTTTGTCTTACGTttcctttttgttgtgtatgtgtgtgtgttttttcttCTGCTACAGTTTACTTTGCCGTTGTAATTGTCcttgttgttattattggtAATTCTGTGAACAAAACTACAACAGCGTTTAAGGTTGTCCGGCAGTAGCATTACAATCCACTTCTGAACTTAAGACAGGGTAACATTCATTTAACCACATTCAAACCGAAGAGGATAGTGTTATGCAACATCTGGTACAGTTATGCTTGATCTGCTTCAAAATTAAAGTAATGCTAATTACTTAAAGACTATACTGACTTGTTGCTTGTCGCCATGATATATTTTATCATGAACAGAAGACATTTATTCGTTTTAGAATGTACTTTGAATAGCCGATGTATCATTAACGAAGCAACGGAATTTATCCCAGATGGGTTAGGTATTACTTCTTACAGGTGAATGTCGTCAACTTCTTTTCCCAAGCAACTTCTTCTTTGGAAACAAAAGCCTCACGAACCATAACATTGCGACAACAAAAGTTTCCATTTTGTATTCATGCTAGATAAAATGTTACCACGATCCCAAATGAGTCAGCATAAATTTCAATGTCACCCCAGACAGCAAGGGACTTCACAAGAACAAACTGAACAATGCCACTCATCGAAGTCATAAGAGAGaactcaataaataaataaataaataaaaatacggCTACGCGTACAAAGGAGCAGAAGTGAAAAATTGGAATGTTGCTTTTCGAATTTTGTTTAAGTTCGAATTTGACGCTTTAGTTCGGATTTATGTTTTACTGGGATTCGGTCATGTGTGGATTCGTGTTCGTATCGGTCTTGGTATGATCATTTTCATCTTCGTGTCGGATTGTGATGATCAAACTTGGATTCGCATTCGAGTTTGATACGGTGGTTTTCATGTTCGGATTCGTGTTCGTGTCGAAGTTTTGCTCATCGAAGGCTTCATTCGCCTGTCAGATTATACTCAGTGTAGTAACTGATCCTCATCTAAAACCCATTGTTTTCTGTCTGCATTATAAAACCACATGCCTAGAGAAAAATAATCCAAACTAACTGTGTGAGAAAAACGGGTGTGGGCTTTTTCAGTGGCAGGGAAATTATCAGGGGTAATCTTACACGTGCTAAATCGACACTCAGCTTTACTGAAATGTGCAGCATTATTAAACCTAGAACAAGCTGCATTATTAAAAACAACGCTGCGTGTTTTAGTTTTAATAATGCAGCATGCTTTACATTCATATATCCAATTAACCCGCGTTTTTTTCGCTGACTAGAGACAACCAGAAACACCACAATAAGTATTTTTAATAGAAAGAAGATTCTTAACTTACAGTTAAATTTCCTTCACTTATAACAGATTTCAATTTTCGTCTCAGCAGttttaataacaatattttCGCAGCTTTCCCCCCTTTGTTTCAACTTTGTCATGCCTTCCTCCATACTTTCTGCGTTAAGCGCATTAAACCCGATATCACAAACAGACACCTCCTTTTTGCCTGAAACCTCATGCTTTTCTATTTGATCCTCTGCATCTTCTCGATCACACCTTTTCTTTGTATCCCTTCTTTCATGATAGCTGCCTAAGCTAGAATCCGATTGATTCAAAATAGCACTCATTTTATGCCTCATGGCCGACGATGTGCGTTTATGCGCTCTTACACCCTCTACTGACCGATGACCAGTAGTTTCTTGAGTTACTTGTTCTGGTATCCATTATCGTAAAGGTTTGTGGCACAACTTCGCCGCAATGAATGGTTAGTGAAATGACCATCAAACCCAGCCTTACCCATGACCTTTTTAACAACATTTCCCAACGTTTCCCTTCGAGAAGCCTTTTTGTAATACCAAATATTCCCCTTTGTTTTTGGTAAAGGTCGCaaataaaatgaattatttGATGTCTCCGAAGGTACATGGCTAATGTATTTTTTGTAAAGCTTCACAGGGTAGCTCTCTGGTTTCTCAAATTTTCATATGCTTTAACAATCTCATTCTTAATTCGTAAATGAGCCAGGCCTCCATCATTACTTTTACTTACATCTTCCACATATTGCAAATACCCTGCACCAGACTCATCGGTATACGTAATGATAGCTGAGAATTCTACACTCCTAGGTTTCTGTGTTCTTGCTTAGCTCGCAATGCTAAGCAATTTCCAAAAACGGAAAATATAGTGATATAATTGAAGACAGAAAACAATAGGATTGGATGACGATCAGTATTTATAATAGATAAACTTCGGTTCGCAACACTATCTGCATTATATCCAATATTGCTGATCGCCTCAATAATTGTCTATTAATTAGGATTCGCGCTCTTGTCGGGTTCCTGCTCGAGTTTGTGTGGAGTCGTGGGGACTAGTAAAGTTGCCATGTGACTCACGATCGAGTACGTTCGGACTACGTTGTGTTTATGGCATGTGCTCGCTGTAATAGCGGAGTTTTACACTCGGTTCATGTATTAAAGACACTACAGTTTGCATTCATGTTAAATCGTTCTTTCTTCGCTCTTTTCACATCCATCTCGTTATAatcttccttcttttttttggagtaTCTCTTCTTGACATAAGGGCTGTTTTTTCGACATTCCTCATTCATAGTTGATGCTTCCCCAGTTATTTCATTAAGTTAAATGACTAAAGATTATTAATGCCATGATAATTAATTTCTTTCAAGAGTGCCTGTGACAGAGCTACCTGTGAGAACGGAGGCACATGTCAAAGTGGCTTTACAGATAAAGGATATCACTGTGTTTGTCCTCCAGGCTTCACCTCAGCTCACTGTGAAAAAGGTATTCGCAACAAATGGCTCGACTGGAGCATGGgtgattttactttttttcattGTATTCCGGATATTTCACCTTTTCATTATAATCGTAAGTACGGCTACCAGGCGATTAGGCGATGAGCAGGCGCGGTTGTGTTACGGTTGTTGCGGTTGCAATGGATTAACTGTACTGGACGATGTTTGCCATGTCACTGGTGCAGAATTGaagaaaatataattgaaaaaatgaaaaaagaaaagaagagagaaagAGGGAGAGGGAGAAAAAAAAGTGGTTTATTTCTTTCAGTCGGCGGCATATTAAAAGATCGCATTGAAATGTAAAATTCAATTTGACATTTTACTCAATTAAAATCAATGGAAAGGAGTAACAGATTATTCTCACAGATTTGGTGCGTGGTATCTATTGTTAACAACAGCTAACAATCTCCATTGATTTTGAAAGATGATAAAATGCAACATGACGGCAAGGAAACTGGTAGCCATAATGATGATATCACCAATGAGGATCCTACCTGGGGAAACGCAAACATGACTATGCCTTTCAAATTGACCAGCACTGCTCCAACAACCGTGGTCCCAGGGgatgatgaagatgaaaatgaCCAAGACAGCAGCGGTAGCGGAGACAGTAAAGATAGTGAAAGTAAGGGTGACTGAGCCTCGTTTACTTAAGCCGTGTTCACAATAAACGTCGATTATGATGCACTGGCCCGAgatgctcgaagcatggttagcgctaaccagtgttaCCTATACCCTAGAAAGGTATAGGATTTGGGGTATCCCTTAACCAGTGGTTTGCGCTAACGATGCTTTGATCAACCGTCTCTGAATTATAATTAAGATCATCACATTCCATTCAATTTTATTCAATAATGGTTCTGCTCAGACACGCGAAAATTCAAATACACTGGGCAGGGGCGGGGTAGCCTCGTAGTCTGAAACAAAATGTCTAAGCGGCTCCTAATCGCGTGACTGCCCCGAATGTATCAAGGATAGCTTCCAAGAATAGAATACAAATCCAGCTCTTCGCTCCGTAAAGCGATTATAATTTTGAATTCTTCATACCACTACGTGTTAGCCATTCTGTTCAATTACGCACTATAACGACTTCAAACAACCCCCTTGAGgttgtttgaaataattataattcaatTACAATCAGATATTGTAATTAGTTAATTTGAGCCCATTCCAAACTTAAACGGGTTATAGCTCGATCATAATCGAGGGTTAATGTGCAAACGACCTTAATCACTTAAGAAAACTAGATGCTAACCATAACCAACAATATGAGAATGTAGTCATTCAGTATGCAACAGCGAAATACGCATGACACCTGCGATACTTGATAGTAACAACAAGTGGCTGTTTtagatattttgaatattttaattactttgagaatttcatatatttcatcatttctcattgttctatagttttagatattttatcGAATATTGTaattactttgaaaagccagaatttggaaagtaataaagttattattattaaatctaGCTGATACTTACGTTTCATTCGAATAAATAAAGCACTTGAACACTTCATAAAAATTGTCCTTCTTAGGCCATCTCAGTTTTATAAGAAACGAGACGCACACTGTGATCATAAACATATAAAACGAAGGTGTTGTTTGTATTGAGTTATTTACTCGACGTATCAATTCGTATGATTCAAGATACATCTTCGGAAGTTGACCGTTGATGACAAAACCTACATTTTAATTATGTAACATCAAGTAAACATATTCCAACTATGCGTTTTGTTTCTAGTAAAACGTGATCGCTTGTTGTAAGAGTTAATTTTGCCGAGTTCAACTTTATAATGAAGAAGAGAAATCAACAAAATAAAgtaactaaaaagaaaaagaaagaagtttAAGGAGAAAGGAGCCAAGCGGAGACCTTTTTACATGCAACTTCTATCTAATTTGAATGGTAATTGATATTTTTGAGTGGTTGCAAACTGTTCAGGTCATAGGTAGAACTGCAGCCAAGCAAGAAAATATTGTACTTAACTTAAGAAATACAAACAGGAAGGCACATTTTTAAGGAAAAGAACCAATGTCAAATATCATTAGCAACAACCTGCGAAAAAAACTACCGTCTTCCACCGAACCAATACTCATTACATGCGCAGTATTACAAGATGCTTCTGCTCCTGCGCAGTTTGAGCGAGCGCTCTCTGGAGACAAGTATCAAGGAGAGCCAactgttttaaaatggccactCGGAGGCGTGCTCGTGGGGTAGAAGAGCTTTTAATTATCGCAACTTTAAGCT includes:
- the LOC136923363 gene encoding delta-like protein D isoform X2 gives rise to the protein MKHIIATLKVLDVDLCELQCYLQPNCVSINFSVIPDSAGLHECELNNATHRSHEIDLQNKDGYVYKGAESACDRATCENGGTCQSGFTDKGYHCVCPPGFTSAHCEKDDKMQHDGKETGSHNDDITNEDPTWGNANMTMPFKLTSTAPTTVVPGDDEDENDQDSSGSGDSKDSESKGD